A stretch of Pseudoliparis swirei isolate HS2019 ecotype Mariana Trench chromosome 14, NWPU_hadal_v1, whole genome shotgun sequence DNA encodes these proteins:
- the nfkbiz gene encoding NF-kappa-B inhibitor zeta isoform X1, whose amino-acid sequence MLNPRGDEARGRLIVPMETHFNHNDEGFYMTDPRPPEYFQVSQRKELLLMRRQEWNDGNSVHPFKRATFEACGEEPVGPPPAPVNSQVTGHLPGHANAQRRRVAPTAEPAPTLFHWQIQRELRRLDGVAPETLYMQDADGDTFLHVAVAQERRALAYVLATKMSPWGSLDTREHNGQTALQVAAAADQQLIVHDLLTLGAQINTRDRWGRSPLHVCAEKGHWLSLQSIWRTLTGSGQPIDIEMFNYEGLTPLHAAVLTHNAALRGGRRSRCASEAKEQLQKAGRSEECVKTLLLMGASCGTKDQKSGRTCLHVASEEANVELMKVLLAQPSSSSVVNVQTFSGNTALHVVSALQNHDAQVEAVRLLMRRGADPGARNLENEPPAQLAPEGPIGEQVRRILKGKHLTA is encoded by the exons ATGTTGAATCCAAGAGGGGACGAAGCCAGAGGAAGACTCATCGTGCCAATGGAGACACACTTCAACCACAACGATGAAG GCTTTTATATGACTGATCCCAGACCGCCGGAATACTTCCAGGTTTCACAGAGGAAAGAACTGCTGCTGATGAGACGCCAG GAATGGAACGACGGGAACTCTGTGCACCCGTTCAAACGTGCGACGTTTGAAGCTTGCGGCGAGGAGCCGGTGGGCCCTCCTCCGGCGCCGGTGAACTCTCAGGTCACGGGTCATCTCCCGGGCCACGCGAACGCACAGCGCCGACGCGTGGCGCCGACTGCCGAGCCGGCTCCGACTTTGTTTCACTGGCAAATCCAGCGAGAGCTGCGGAGGCTTGACGGCGTCGCTccggagacgctctacatgcaAGATGCGGACGGTGACAC GTTCCTTCACGTGGCAGTGGCACAAGAGAGACGGGCTCTTGCGTATGTGCTCGCGACGAAGATGTCTCCGTGGGGCTCTctggacacgagggagcacAACGGGCAG ACGGCTCTCCAGGTCGCGGCCGCCGCCGACCAGCAGCTCATCGTCCACGACCTGCTGACCCTCGGAGCCCAGATCAACACCCGGGACCGCTGGGGCCGCTCGCCTCTGCACGTGTGTGCGGAGAAAGGCCATTGGCTGAGCCTCCAG AGCATCTGGAGGACCCTGACGGGCAGCGGGCAGCCAATTGACATCGAGATGTTCAACTATGAGG GTTTAACGCCGCTGCACGCCGCCGTGCTGACCCACAACGCGGCGCTGAGAGGGGGGCGGAGGAGCCGCTGTGCGTCCGAGGCCAAGGAGCAGCTGCAGAAGGCCGGGAGGTCCGAGGAGTGCGTCAAGACGCTGCTGCTCATGGGCGCCTCCTGCGGGACAAAG GATCAGAAGAGCGGGAGGACGTGTCTGCACGTGGCCTCGGAGGAGGCGAATGTCGAGCTTATGAAGGTGCTCCTCGCGCAGCCCTCTTCATCGTCGGTTGTCAATGTTCAg ACTTTCAGTGGGAACACGGCGCTGCACGTCGTCAGCGCGCTGCAGAATCACGACGCGCAGGTGGAAGCGGTGAGGCTGCTGATGAGGAGAGGCGCAGACCCCGGGGCCCGGAACCTGGAGAACGAGCCGCCTGCTCAGCTCGCGCCAGAGGGGCCCATTGGGGAACAG GTGCGGAGGATCCTGAAAGGGAAACATTTAACAGCTTAA
- the nfkbiz gene encoding NF-kappa-B inhibitor zeta isoform X2, which produces METHFNHNDEGFYMTDPRPPEYFQVSQRKELLLMRRQEWNDGNSVHPFKRATFEACGEEPVGPPPAPVNSQVTGHLPGHANAQRRRVAPTAEPAPTLFHWQIQRELRRLDGVAPETLYMQDADGDTFLHVAVAQERRALAYVLATKMSPWGSLDTREHNGQTALQVAAAADQQLIVHDLLTLGAQINTRDRWGRSPLHVCAEKGHWLSLQSIWRTLTGSGQPIDIEMFNYEGLTPLHAAVLTHNAALRGGRRSRCASEAKEQLQKAGRSEECVKTLLLMGASCGTKDQKSGRTCLHVASEEANVELMKVLLAQPSSSSVVNVQTFSGNTALHVVSALQNHDAQVEAVRLLMRRGADPGARNLENEPPAQLAPEGPIGEQVRRILKGKHLTA; this is translated from the exons ATGGAGACACACTTCAACCACAACGATGAAG GCTTTTATATGACTGATCCCAGACCGCCGGAATACTTCCAGGTTTCACAGAGGAAAGAACTGCTGCTGATGAGACGCCAG GAATGGAACGACGGGAACTCTGTGCACCCGTTCAAACGTGCGACGTTTGAAGCTTGCGGCGAGGAGCCGGTGGGCCCTCCTCCGGCGCCGGTGAACTCTCAGGTCACGGGTCATCTCCCGGGCCACGCGAACGCACAGCGCCGACGCGTGGCGCCGACTGCCGAGCCGGCTCCGACTTTGTTTCACTGGCAAATCCAGCGAGAGCTGCGGAGGCTTGACGGCGTCGCTccggagacgctctacatgcaAGATGCGGACGGTGACAC GTTCCTTCACGTGGCAGTGGCACAAGAGAGACGGGCTCTTGCGTATGTGCTCGCGACGAAGATGTCTCCGTGGGGCTCTctggacacgagggagcacAACGGGCAG ACGGCTCTCCAGGTCGCGGCCGCCGCCGACCAGCAGCTCATCGTCCACGACCTGCTGACCCTCGGAGCCCAGATCAACACCCGGGACCGCTGGGGCCGCTCGCCTCTGCACGTGTGTGCGGAGAAAGGCCATTGGCTGAGCCTCCAG AGCATCTGGAGGACCCTGACGGGCAGCGGGCAGCCAATTGACATCGAGATGTTCAACTATGAGG GTTTAACGCCGCTGCACGCCGCCGTGCTGACCCACAACGCGGCGCTGAGAGGGGGGCGGAGGAGCCGCTGTGCGTCCGAGGCCAAGGAGCAGCTGCAGAAGGCCGGGAGGTCCGAGGAGTGCGTCAAGACGCTGCTGCTCATGGGCGCCTCCTGCGGGACAAAG GATCAGAAGAGCGGGAGGACGTGTCTGCACGTGGCCTCGGAGGAGGCGAATGTCGAGCTTATGAAGGTGCTCCTCGCGCAGCCCTCTTCATCGTCGGTTGTCAATGTTCAg ACTTTCAGTGGGAACACGGCGCTGCACGTCGTCAGCGCGCTGCAGAATCACGACGCGCAGGTGGAAGCGGTGAGGCTGCTGATGAGGAGAGGCGCAGACCCCGGGGCCCGGAACCTGGAGAACGAGCCGCCTGCTCAGCTCGCGCCAGAGGGGCCCATTGGGGAACAG GTGCGGAGGATCCTGAAAGGGAAACATTTAACAGCTTAA
- the LOC130204732 gene encoding collagen alpha-1(VIII) chain-like isoform X1: MCTCFLLHCRTMAAAPLHSLCLPLTVLQLWLLPLAHGGAYYGQKQPLPQYNDGYPQQQFLGNEMPHLPYGKEGSSLPQYGQELPQLPLQMGNERQLSEGKGQTFPRGAKGPPPHIAGGEGLREGPQGVQGPPGPRGPTGPQGPPGLPGQGLSGLPGKPGPPGPQGYPGIGKPGMPGLPGKSGRPGLQGPKGDLGPHGGEGQTGLSGPPGLPGPPGLPGISKPGGQGFPGQLGPLGEPGIKGPPGIPGPPGSKGDKGHGQPGLPGLKGPHGPPGTPGNVGIPGVGKTGLNGRPGQPGIPGKLGPPGESGLAGPPGERGQPGSSGLTGIGKPGKDGVKGQPGFSGGKGESGPAGLPGGPGLPGYGKPGFPGPKGHKGHAGLPGPSGSKGDKGHAGLTGVIGSTGPSGMPGPPGPIGHSGSLGFPGQKGEDGLGGQKGYPGMKGELGPPGLPGQPGSSGVGGQLGPRGLQGPIGPKGGPGMKGSPGAPGAAGLTGSRGGGGQPGDTGYQGPQGIPGLTGPGGPLGPPGRPGPKGETGLSGKPGYPGQGKLGSPGNTGPQGNPGPSGPAGLPGQPGQPGPPGPPGLSNASPDLGQILPATGSYTGQKQGYKNGGNAGGNGVEMPAFTAKLTKPFPLVGSPVVFDKLLHNGNQDYNPQNGLFTCSVPGVYYFAYHVHCKGSNVWVALMKNNEPVMYTYDEYKKGLLDQASGSAVLPLREGDTVYIQLPSDQAAGLYAGQYVHSTFSGYLLYPM; encoded by the exons ATGTGCACTTGCTTTCTCCTCCACTGCAGAACAATGGCAGCTGCACCCCtgcactctctctgtctacccctCACGGTGCTCCAGCTGTGGTTACTCCCCCTGGCCCACGGCGGGGCGTATTATGGACAGAAGCAGCCCCTGCCTCAGTACAACGATGGGTATCCTCAGCAGCAGTTTTTGGGGAACGAGATGCCACACCTGCCTTATGGCAAAGAAGGGTCATCACTGCCTCAGTATGGACAAGagcttcctcagctgcctctgcAAATGGGCAACGAGAGGCAACTGAGTGAGGGCAAAG GACAAACATTCCCCAGAGGGGCCAAAGGTCCACCTCCCCATATTGCAGGTGGAGAAGGTCTCAGAGAGGGACCACAAGGTGTTCAGGGTCCCCCAGGACCAagaggaccaacaggaccacaAGGCCCCCCTGGGCTACCAGGCCAGGGATTGTCAGGGCTCCCAGGAAAGCCAGGGCCTCCTGGTCCTCAAGGCTACCCCGGAATAGGAAAACCTGGCATGCCCGGATTGCCAGGCAAATCTGGAAGACCCGGATTACAAGGACCAAAAGGTGACCTTGGTCCTCATGGTGGAGAAGGACAAACTGGACTTTCTGGGCCTCCAGGGCTCCCCGGTCCCCCTGGACTCCCGGGGATTTCAAAACCAGGAGGTCAAGGGTTTCCTGGCCAGCTGGGTCCTTTAGGGGAGCCTGGCATCAAAGGGCCACCTGGGATTCCTGGACCTCCAGGCTCCAAGGGAGATAAAGGACACGGTCAGCCTGGTTTGCCAGGTTTAAAAGGACCTCACGGACCACCAGGTACACCTGGAAATGTGGGCATCCCTGGGGTTGGCAAAACTGGCTTGAATGGTCGACCTGGACAACCAGGGATACCAGGAAAACTTGGTCCTCCTGGAGAGTCCGGGCTGGCAGGGCCTCCTGGTGAAAGAGGTCAACCGGGATCATCGGGCTTGACGGGAATTGGAAAACCGGGAAAAGATGGTGTAAAAGGACAACCGGGGTTCTCTGGAGGGAAGGGAGAATCTGGCCCTGCTGGTTTACCAGGGGGTCCAGGATTGCCAGGTTATGGTAAACCAGGGTTTCCAGGACCTAAAGGCCACAAGGGTCATGCTGGTCTTCCTGGACCTTCAGGTTCAAAAGGTGATAAAGGTCATGCAGGTCTTACAGGGGTCATTGGTTCCACTGGTCCGAGCGGTATGCCTGGCCCACCAGGACCAATAGGGCATTCCGGTAGTCTTGGCTTCCCAGGGCAAAAGGGAGAAGATGGTCTTGGGGGACAAAAAGGATATCCAGGGATGAAGGGTGAATTAGGGCCCCCAGGTCTTCCAGGACAGCCGGGTTCATCCGGTGTCGGTGGACAACTAGGTCCAAGAGGTTTACAAGGGCCTATCGGACCTAAAGGAGGACCCGGTATGAAGGGTTCACCCGGTGCCCCTGGTGCTGCAGGATTAACTGGatcaagaggaggaggggggcaacCTGGAGATACAGGCTACCAGGGACCACAAGGTATCCCTGGGCTtacaggaccaggaggaccacttGGACCTCCTGGGCGGCCAGGGCCAAAAGGCGAAACGGGCCTATCTGGTAAACCTGGCTATCCTGGGCAGGGGAAGCTCGGATCCCCCGGTAATACCGGTCCTCAAGGAAACCCTGGGCCAAGTGGCCCCGCTGGACTTCCAGGGCAACCGGGACAACCAGGACCCCCCGGTCCTCCCGGACTATCCAATGCATCTCCTGACCTCGGACAGATCCTGCCGGCGACGGGCTCATACACCGGCCAAAAACAAGGTTACAAGAATGGAGGCAATGCGGGTGGAAATGGCGTGGAGATGCCCGCGTTCACAGCCAAGCTCACGAAGCCGTTCCCTCTCGTTGGCTCGCCCGTCGTCTTCGACAAACTCCTGCACAACGGCAACCAGGACTACAATCCCCAGAATGGTCTTTTCACCTGCAGTGTGCCGGGGGTCTACTACTTTGCCTACCACGTCCACTGCAAAGGGAGTAATGTGTGGGTGGCACTGATGAAGAACAACGAGCCGGTAATGTACACGTACGACGAATACAAGAAGGGCTTGCTGGATCAGGCGTCGGGGAGCGCCGTGCTCCCGTTGCGAGAGGGAGACACTGTGTATATACAGCTGCCATCCGACCAGGCTGCAGGACTTTATGCCGGTCAATACGTCCACTCTACGTTTTCTGGATACTTACTGTACCCAATGTAA
- the jagn1b gene encoding protein jagunal homolog 1-B yields the protein MASRAGPRAAGTDGSDFQHRERVASHYQMSVALKSEIRKLNIVHVLIWLLIAAQVTVSLLGLVSYKVVASPYQWEYPYLLSAIPTVFSFLALPRNNISYLVTSMIGGGLFCVAPLIYGTMEMFPVAQQLYRHGKSYRFIFGFSAVTVMYLVIVIAVQVHAWQIYYSKKLLDQWFTSMEKKKT from the exons ATGGCTTCTCGAGCAGGTCCGAGAGCAGCAGGTACCGATGGAAGTGACTTCCAGCACCGAGAGAGGGTCGCCTCGCACTACCAGATGAG CGTTGCTCTGAAGTCTGAAATCCGTAAACTCAACATTGTCCATGTGCTGATCTGGTTGCTGATTGCAGCTCAG GTGACCGTGAGCCTGCTGGGCCTGGTGTCCTACAAGGTCGTAGCCTCTCCGTACCAGTGGGAGTACCCGTACCTCCTGAGCGCCATCCCCACGGTCTTCAGCTTCTTGGCGCTGCCTCGCAACAACATCAGCTACTTGGTCACCTCCATGATCGGCGGCGGGCTCTTCTGCGTGGCCCCGCTGATCTACGGCACCATGGAGATGTTCCCCGTGGCGCAGCAGCTGTACCGGCACGGCAAATCCTACCGCTTCATCTTCGGCTTCTCTGCCGTGACGGTCATGTACCTGGTGATCGTCATCGCCGTGCAGGTGCACGCCTGGCAGATCTACTACAGCAAGAAGCTGCTGGACCAGTGGTTCACCagcatggagaagaagaagacatga
- the nfkbiz gene encoding NF-kappa-B inhibitor zeta isoform X3, whose amino-acid sequence MTDPRPPEYFQVSQRKELLLMRRQEWNDGNSVHPFKRATFEACGEEPVGPPPAPVNSQVTGHLPGHANAQRRRVAPTAEPAPTLFHWQIQRELRRLDGVAPETLYMQDADGDTFLHVAVAQERRALAYVLATKMSPWGSLDTREHNGQTALQVAAAADQQLIVHDLLTLGAQINTRDRWGRSPLHVCAEKGHWLSLQSIWRTLTGSGQPIDIEMFNYEGLTPLHAAVLTHNAALRGGRRSRCASEAKEQLQKAGRSEECVKTLLLMGASCGTKDQKSGRTCLHVASEEANVELMKVLLAQPSSSSVVNVQTFSGNTALHVVSALQNHDAQVEAVRLLMRRGADPGARNLENEPPAQLAPEGPIGEQVRRILKGKHLTA is encoded by the exons ATGACTGATCCCAGACCGCCGGAATACTTCCAGGTTTCACAGAGGAAAGAACTGCTGCTGATGAGACGCCAG GAATGGAACGACGGGAACTCTGTGCACCCGTTCAAACGTGCGACGTTTGAAGCTTGCGGCGAGGAGCCGGTGGGCCCTCCTCCGGCGCCGGTGAACTCTCAGGTCACGGGTCATCTCCCGGGCCACGCGAACGCACAGCGCCGACGCGTGGCGCCGACTGCCGAGCCGGCTCCGACTTTGTTTCACTGGCAAATCCAGCGAGAGCTGCGGAGGCTTGACGGCGTCGCTccggagacgctctacatgcaAGATGCGGACGGTGACAC GTTCCTTCACGTGGCAGTGGCACAAGAGAGACGGGCTCTTGCGTATGTGCTCGCGACGAAGATGTCTCCGTGGGGCTCTctggacacgagggagcacAACGGGCAG ACGGCTCTCCAGGTCGCGGCCGCCGCCGACCAGCAGCTCATCGTCCACGACCTGCTGACCCTCGGAGCCCAGATCAACACCCGGGACCGCTGGGGCCGCTCGCCTCTGCACGTGTGTGCGGAGAAAGGCCATTGGCTGAGCCTCCAG AGCATCTGGAGGACCCTGACGGGCAGCGGGCAGCCAATTGACATCGAGATGTTCAACTATGAGG GTTTAACGCCGCTGCACGCCGCCGTGCTGACCCACAACGCGGCGCTGAGAGGGGGGCGGAGGAGCCGCTGTGCGTCCGAGGCCAAGGAGCAGCTGCAGAAGGCCGGGAGGTCCGAGGAGTGCGTCAAGACGCTGCTGCTCATGGGCGCCTCCTGCGGGACAAAG GATCAGAAGAGCGGGAGGACGTGTCTGCACGTGGCCTCGGAGGAGGCGAATGTCGAGCTTATGAAGGTGCTCCTCGCGCAGCCCTCTTCATCGTCGGTTGTCAATGTTCAg ACTTTCAGTGGGAACACGGCGCTGCACGTCGTCAGCGCGCTGCAGAATCACGACGCGCAGGTGGAAGCGGTGAGGCTGCTGATGAGGAGAGGCGCAGACCCCGGGGCCCGGAACCTGGAGAACGAGCCGCCTGCTCAGCTCGCGCCAGAGGGGCCCATTGGGGAACAG GTGCGGAGGATCCTGAAAGGGAAACATTTAACAGCTTAA
- the LOC130204732 gene encoding collagen alpha-1(VIII) chain-like isoform X2, producing the protein MAAAPLHSLCLPLTVLQLWLLPLAHGGAYYGQKQPLPQYNDGYPQQQFLGNEMPHLPYGKEGSSLPQYGQELPQLPLQMGNERQLSEGKGQTFPRGAKGPPPHIAGGEGLREGPQGVQGPPGPRGPTGPQGPPGLPGQGLSGLPGKPGPPGPQGYPGIGKPGMPGLPGKSGRPGLQGPKGDLGPHGGEGQTGLSGPPGLPGPPGLPGISKPGGQGFPGQLGPLGEPGIKGPPGIPGPPGSKGDKGHGQPGLPGLKGPHGPPGTPGNVGIPGVGKTGLNGRPGQPGIPGKLGPPGESGLAGPPGERGQPGSSGLTGIGKPGKDGVKGQPGFSGGKGESGPAGLPGGPGLPGYGKPGFPGPKGHKGHAGLPGPSGSKGDKGHAGLTGVIGSTGPSGMPGPPGPIGHSGSLGFPGQKGEDGLGGQKGYPGMKGELGPPGLPGQPGSSGVGGQLGPRGLQGPIGPKGGPGMKGSPGAPGAAGLTGSRGGGGQPGDTGYQGPQGIPGLTGPGGPLGPPGRPGPKGETGLSGKPGYPGQGKLGSPGNTGPQGNPGPSGPAGLPGQPGQPGPPGPPGLSNASPDLGQILPATGSYTGQKQGYKNGGNAGGNGVEMPAFTAKLTKPFPLVGSPVVFDKLLHNGNQDYNPQNGLFTCSVPGVYYFAYHVHCKGSNVWVALMKNNEPVMYTYDEYKKGLLDQASGSAVLPLREGDTVYIQLPSDQAAGLYAGQYVHSTFSGYLLYPM; encoded by the exons ATGGCAGCTGCACCCCtgcactctctctgtctacccctCACGGTGCTCCAGCTGTGGTTACTCCCCCTGGCCCACGGCGGGGCGTATTATGGACAGAAGCAGCCCCTGCCTCAGTACAACGATGGGTATCCTCAGCAGCAGTTTTTGGGGAACGAGATGCCACACCTGCCTTATGGCAAAGAAGGGTCATCACTGCCTCAGTATGGACAAGagcttcctcagctgcctctgcAAATGGGCAACGAGAGGCAACTGAGTGAGGGCAAAG GACAAACATTCCCCAGAGGGGCCAAAGGTCCACCTCCCCATATTGCAGGTGGAGAAGGTCTCAGAGAGGGACCACAAGGTGTTCAGGGTCCCCCAGGACCAagaggaccaacaggaccacaAGGCCCCCCTGGGCTACCAGGCCAGGGATTGTCAGGGCTCCCAGGAAAGCCAGGGCCTCCTGGTCCTCAAGGCTACCCCGGAATAGGAAAACCTGGCATGCCCGGATTGCCAGGCAAATCTGGAAGACCCGGATTACAAGGACCAAAAGGTGACCTTGGTCCTCATGGTGGAGAAGGACAAACTGGACTTTCTGGGCCTCCAGGGCTCCCCGGTCCCCCTGGACTCCCGGGGATTTCAAAACCAGGAGGTCAAGGGTTTCCTGGCCAGCTGGGTCCTTTAGGGGAGCCTGGCATCAAAGGGCCACCTGGGATTCCTGGACCTCCAGGCTCCAAGGGAGATAAAGGACACGGTCAGCCTGGTTTGCCAGGTTTAAAAGGACCTCACGGACCACCAGGTACACCTGGAAATGTGGGCATCCCTGGGGTTGGCAAAACTGGCTTGAATGGTCGACCTGGACAACCAGGGATACCAGGAAAACTTGGTCCTCCTGGAGAGTCCGGGCTGGCAGGGCCTCCTGGTGAAAGAGGTCAACCGGGATCATCGGGCTTGACGGGAATTGGAAAACCGGGAAAAGATGGTGTAAAAGGACAACCGGGGTTCTCTGGAGGGAAGGGAGAATCTGGCCCTGCTGGTTTACCAGGGGGTCCAGGATTGCCAGGTTATGGTAAACCAGGGTTTCCAGGACCTAAAGGCCACAAGGGTCATGCTGGTCTTCCTGGACCTTCAGGTTCAAAAGGTGATAAAGGTCATGCAGGTCTTACAGGGGTCATTGGTTCCACTGGTCCGAGCGGTATGCCTGGCCCACCAGGACCAATAGGGCATTCCGGTAGTCTTGGCTTCCCAGGGCAAAAGGGAGAAGATGGTCTTGGGGGACAAAAAGGATATCCAGGGATGAAGGGTGAATTAGGGCCCCCAGGTCTTCCAGGACAGCCGGGTTCATCCGGTGTCGGTGGACAACTAGGTCCAAGAGGTTTACAAGGGCCTATCGGACCTAAAGGAGGACCCGGTATGAAGGGTTCACCCGGTGCCCCTGGTGCTGCAGGATTAACTGGatcaagaggaggaggggggcaacCTGGAGATACAGGCTACCAGGGACCACAAGGTATCCCTGGGCTtacaggaccaggaggaccacttGGACCTCCTGGGCGGCCAGGGCCAAAAGGCGAAACGGGCCTATCTGGTAAACCTGGCTATCCTGGGCAGGGGAAGCTCGGATCCCCCGGTAATACCGGTCCTCAAGGAAACCCTGGGCCAAGTGGCCCCGCTGGACTTCCAGGGCAACCGGGACAACCAGGACCCCCCGGTCCTCCCGGACTATCCAATGCATCTCCTGACCTCGGACAGATCCTGCCGGCGACGGGCTCATACACCGGCCAAAAACAAGGTTACAAGAATGGAGGCAATGCGGGTGGAAATGGCGTGGAGATGCCCGCGTTCACAGCCAAGCTCACGAAGCCGTTCCCTCTCGTTGGCTCGCCCGTCGTCTTCGACAAACTCCTGCACAACGGCAACCAGGACTACAATCCCCAGAATGGTCTTTTCACCTGCAGTGTGCCGGGGGTCTACTACTTTGCCTACCACGTCCACTGCAAAGGGAGTAATGTGTGGGTGGCACTGATGAAGAACAACGAGCCGGTAATGTACACGTACGACGAATACAAGAAGGGCTTGCTGGATCAGGCGTCGGGGAGCGCCGTGCTCCCGTTGCGAGAGGGAGACACTGTGTATATACAGCTGCCATCCGACCAGGCTGCAGGACTTTATGCCGGTCAATACGTCCACTCTACGTTTTCTGGATACTTACTGTACCCAATGTAA
- the si:dkeyp-34c12.1 gene encoding uncharacterized protein si:dkeyp-34c12.1, with protein MADRVLEIMREGRASSSFIPSGRQLPRTPPLRSVRKRLDFSSEDSNQEREEPQQRAPLHTEGDDRSPMSDLLVIKPEPEDPGAMLRGMTGYQLTQTDSEFLENMRVEKLLKKLQGDLEELQRLSVKETASLDVALASSQKAQAGLQKLPSCEDLTEWVKAARETTSPSAEVAHIDAKSLLATLTRNDVGRAAEVKRAELGRLEKMVANKRKKEAQVKGELEKQVALQQLDIQGLMILLSDLTSELGQQEELYKALEMQIEAPDIPREEDAAASETQQAAKRRAKRGAKGRAKALGETEEVKDAGKPTRSKLGDSRTGGRDVKEDGEKTDLKSGAAADEEEERAKGPRQESARGSRRPPDPGEQQEAPLQGRNRAAGEEEAQSPVLRRSKRIASRSLVSDLAPVNSEKPPSPGSQQRPHPRPTVSVGAISTEPTTTQRANVA; from the exons ATGGCAGACCGAGTTTTAGAGATCATGAGAGAAGGTCGCGCGTCGTCGAGCTTCATCCCGTCGGGCCGACAGCTCCCCCGGACTCCTCCTCTGAGGAGCGTCAGGAAACGGCTGGATTTCTCCAGCGAGGATTCAAACCAGGAGCGCGAGGAGCCCCAGCAGAGGGCGCCGCTGCAC ACTGAAGGGGACGACCGAAGCCCAATGTCGGATTTGTTGGTGATCAAACCAG AACCAGAGGACCCCGGCGCCATGCTGAGGGGGATGACCGGCTACCAGCTGACCCAGACGGACTCTGAGTTCCTGGAAAACATGAGGGTGGAGAAACTCCTTAAAAAACTGCAG GGAgatctggaggagctgcagaggttGTCCGTGAAGGAAACGGCGTCGTTGGATGTGGCGTTGGCCTCCAGTCAGAAGGCACAAGCCGGACTCCAAAAG CTCCCCTCCTGTGAAGACCTCACCGAGTGGGTGAAGGCGGCCCGGGAGACGACCTCGCCCTCCGCCGAGGTCGCGCACATCGACGCCAAGTCTCTCCTTGCCACGTTGACGAGAAACGACGTTGGAAGAGCCGCGGAGGTGAAGAGGGCGGAGCTCGGCCGGCTGGAGAAGATGGTGGCGAACAA gaggaagaaagaggctCAAGTGAAAGGAGAGCTAGAAAAACAAGTCGCCCTCCAGCAG CTGGATATCCAGGGATTAATGATCCTGTTATCGGACCTGACATCTGAACTTGGCCAACAAGAG GAACTCTACAAAGCTCTTGAAATGCAGATCGAAGCACCGGACATCCCACGAGAAGAAGATGCGGCCGCTTCAGAGACGCAGCAAGCCGCCAAAAGACGAGCGAAGCGGGGCGCGAAGGGACGAGCGAAAGCTCTCGGGGAAACCGAGGAGGTGAAAGACGCAGGTAAACCGACGAGGAGCAAACTCGGGGACAGTCGGACCGGAGGGAGAGACGtgaaggaggatggagagaagacgGATCTGAagtctggagctgctgctgatgaggaggaggagagggccaaAGGGCCTCGGCAGGAGTCTGCGAGAGGGAGTAGAAGGCCTCCTGACCCCGGGGAGCAGCAGGAGGCTCCTCTGCAGGGCAGGAATCGagctgcaggagaggaggaggcgcagtcCCCTGTCCTGAGGAGATCCAAGAGGATAGCCAGCAGGAG CCTTGTTTCAGATTTGGCGCCCGTGAACTCGGAAAAACCTCCATCGCCGGGTTCTCAGCAGCGACCTCATCCTCGGCCGACGGTCTCTGTGGGTGCGATCTCCACGGAGCCAACAACAACGCAGAGGGCCAACG TTGCATGA